A genomic stretch from Schaalia odontolytica includes:
- a CDS encoding ABC transporter ATP-binding protein — protein sequence MNTNTTIAQAPVADQEAPASSIVRLQGVSKIYGSGDAQVRALDDVSVGFGAGEFTAIMGPSGSGKSTMMHILAGLDAPTSGHVFVEDADITALKDTALTKLRRDRIGFVFQSFNLVPTLDARANILLPMRLAGATPEKEWFDLIVNSLGIADRLSHRPSEMSGGQQQRVAVARALMSRPAVIVADEPTGNLDSHSTCEVMDLLRRAVDELGQSVIMVTHDTATAAYADRVLVCRDGRIVSDLRDVTADSLTAALR from the coding sequence ATGAACACGAACACGACAATCGCGCAGGCCCCCGTGGCCGACCAAGAGGCCCCGGCCTCGTCCATCGTCCGACTCCAGGGCGTCTCCAAGATCTACGGAAGCGGCGACGCGCAGGTGCGCGCCCTCGACGACGTGAGTGTCGGCTTCGGTGCCGGCGAATTCACCGCCATCATGGGACCCTCCGGATCGGGCAAGTCCACGATGATGCACATCCTTGCCGGCCTCGACGCCCCCACCTCCGGGCACGTCTTCGTCGAAGACGCCGACATCACCGCCCTCAAAGACACCGCGCTGACCAAGCTGCGCCGCGACCGGATCGGCTTCGTGTTCCAGTCCTTCAACCTGGTGCCCACCCTGGACGCCCGCGCCAATATTCTTCTGCCCATGCGCCTGGCTGGGGCTACTCCTGAGAAGGAATGGTTCGACCTCATCGTCAACTCTTTGGGCATCGCGGACCGATTGAGCCACCGCCCCTCCGAGATGTCTGGTGGTCAGCAGCAGCGCGTCGCCGTCGCCCGAGCGCTCATGAGTCGCCCCGCCGTCATCGTCGCTGACGAACCGACCGGAAACCTCGACTCACACTCGACCTGCGAGGTCATGGACCTGCTGCGCCGCGCCGTCGATGAACTCGGCCAGAGCGTCATCATGGTCACCCATGACACTGCGACCGCCGCCTACGCGGACCGCGTCCTCGTGTGCCGCGACGGCCGCATCGTCTCTGACCTGCGCGACGTCACCGCCGACTCCCTCACCGCGGCGCTGCGCTGA
- a CDS encoding DUF559 domain-containing protein, translating to MDAFAIRAIARHAHTTTRATSTERRRLARHAQLGKLIRIAPGYYLDTEAITAHPDPGTVVALARLAAVQHKHPHLIASGPTAAWLFDLPLLGAHPLHVTTATDQHPRPIDLPKIQAGSLHFPAMAVQPHRPRGGRSPAMIRHDGDFLGITLEDTVVDCALSLAEEEAFVVACAGLHELARYRRFYRDDSRRREEHSRERLLRLIGTSSQGRRHAISARWVVTHADAGCESAGESRLLYLLVQGGLQGLETQYPVSAANKWYFIDIAIPEHRIGIEFDGRGKYGSDVDSVHRSIEAEERRQRLLEAQGWRIRRFRWEALAHPEEVIAQIRALYRRD from the coding sequence ATGGACGCATTTGCAATCCGCGCCATTGCAAGGCACGCACACACCACCACCAGAGCGACGAGTACCGAGCGCCGCCGACTCGCTCGACATGCACAGCTCGGCAAGCTGATAAGGATTGCACCGGGCTATTACCTCGATACCGAGGCCATTACCGCACACCCTGACCCAGGCACGGTGGTTGCTCTCGCGCGGCTGGCCGCCGTTCAGCACAAGCACCCCCACCTCATCGCCTCGGGACCGACGGCGGCGTGGCTATTCGACCTGCCCCTCCTGGGCGCACATCCGCTCCACGTCACGACAGCAACGGACCAACACCCGCGCCCGATTGATCTTCCCAAAATCCAGGCAGGTTCACTGCATTTTCCAGCCATGGCTGTGCAGCCCCACCGGCCTCGGGGCGGACGATCACCCGCAATGATTCGTCACGACGGAGACTTCCTCGGGATCACCCTTGAAGACACTGTTGTTGATTGCGCATTGTCCCTTGCCGAAGAGGAGGCGTTCGTCGTCGCGTGTGCCGGCTTGCATGAACTGGCTCGATATCGGCGTTTCTATCGCGATGATTCCCGGCGGCGCGAGGAACACAGCCGCGAGCGGCTGCTGCGTTTGATCGGCACATCCTCACAAGGCAGAAGGCACGCAATCTCAGCGCGTTGGGTCGTCACACACGCGGATGCAGGGTGCGAGAGTGCGGGTGAATCGCGCTTGCTTTACCTGCTGGTGCAAGGTGGCCTGCAGGGGTTGGAAACTCAGTACCCGGTTTCAGCGGCGAATAAATGGTACTTCATCGACATCGCCATTCCGGAGCACCGGATCGGAATCGAGTTTGATGGCCGCGGCAAGTACGGTTCCGATGTTGACTCGGTCCATCGTTCCATCGAGGCCGAGGAGCGCCGCCAGCGCTTACTCGAAGCGCAGGGCTGGCGGATCCGCCGCTTCCGATGGGAGGCTCTCGCCCACCCCGAAGAAGTCATCGCACAGATCCGGGCGTTGTATCGCCGCGACTAG
- a CDS encoding ABC-ATPase domain-containing protein — MTPRYEAPSRSTSGTDADLLDQLRYADGRPYGFYKNALGAWDYGDFTLAIDHVQADPYAPPSSLRAWSTPEAMGLPEAALASSDARLAAADFIARSFDEAIRNRGTRDVSIARAGALILQRSYATVMPDRVEVRFQVKLPARGRTILGKSAARLFDVDVPNIVMDCFDFVSEDPGTTRKRSRLLGHVAAYEDYRALQGILEERGWVSFVADEAMLARRSGVSEAPLSGDGVVAFAAPESLRATVTLPHAGDVSGMVIPPGLTLIVGGGYHGKSTLLEAIAQGVYAHVPGDGRELVATDPTAMKVRAADGRAVTGVDISPFITHLPGGADTTSFSTENASGSTSQAASIIESLELGARTLLIDEDTSATNLLIRDTRMRDLVAAEKEPITPLVDRVSSLTESGVSLIMVVGGSGAFLDAADRVLMMDNYRCLDVTSRAREVVADLPRPRTDEPTSWEAAPRVPGAKDRVDRPRTKASGTTILTIDRSTVDISDVAGVVDPGQAEAIAWCVRGVLEEMAGKQSMPELMAKLGRRLASEGLDAVCKFGARSYPAFLARPRLIDVGAAVNRYRGLSLREPRGEVSEP, encoded by the coding sequence ATGACTCCCCGATACGAAGCCCCCTCGCGCTCGACGTCCGGAACAGACGCTGACCTCCTCGACCAGCTGCGATACGCGGACGGACGCCCCTACGGCTTCTACAAGAACGCCCTCGGTGCCTGGGATTACGGGGACTTCACCCTTGCCATCGATCACGTGCAGGCCGACCCCTACGCACCACCCTCGTCCCTGCGCGCCTGGTCCACGCCCGAGGCGATGGGACTGCCCGAGGCCGCCCTGGCCTCGTCCGACGCGCGCCTGGCCGCCGCGGACTTTATCGCCCGCTCCTTCGACGAGGCCATCCGCAACCGCGGCACCCGCGATGTCTCTATTGCCCGCGCCGGTGCCCTCATCCTGCAGCGCTCCTACGCGACCGTCATGCCCGACCGCGTCGAGGTGCGCTTCCAGGTCAAGCTCCCCGCGCGAGGCCGCACGATCCTCGGCAAGAGCGCCGCCCGTCTCTTCGACGTGGACGTGCCCAACATCGTCATGGACTGCTTCGACTTCGTGTCGGAGGACCCGGGCACGACACGCAAGCGTTCGCGTCTCCTCGGCCATGTTGCGGCGTACGAGGACTACCGTGCCCTCCAGGGGATCCTTGAGGAACGCGGGTGGGTGTCCTTCGTCGCCGACGAGGCGATGCTCGCGCGCCGCTCCGGCGTTTCCGAAGCACCCCTGTCCGGGGATGGCGTCGTTGCTTTCGCCGCGCCCGAGTCCCTGCGCGCCACCGTCACCCTGCCCCACGCCGGCGACGTGTCCGGCATGGTGATCCCCCCGGGCCTGACCCTCATCGTGGGCGGCGGCTACCACGGCAAGTCCACTCTGCTGGAGGCCATCGCCCAGGGCGTGTACGCCCACGTCCCCGGCGACGGACGCGAGCTCGTCGCCACCGATCCCACCGCGATGAAGGTGCGCGCCGCCGACGGCCGTGCCGTCACGGGCGTCGACATTTCGCCGTTCATCACCCACCTGCCCGGCGGTGCCGACACCACATCCTTCTCCACCGAGAACGCGTCCGGCTCCACCTCGCAGGCCGCCTCCATCATCGAATCCCTCGAGCTGGGTGCGCGCACGCTGCTCATCGACGAGGACACCTCCGCTACCAACCTCCTCATCCGCGACACCCGTATGCGCGACCTCGTCGCCGCCGAGAAGGAACCCATCACCCCCCTCGTCGACCGTGTCTCCTCGCTGACCGAATCCGGGGTTTCTCTCATCATGGTCGTCGGCGGCTCCGGAGCGTTCCTCGACGCAGCTGACCGGGTCCTCATGATGGATAACTACCGCTGCCTCGACGTCACCTCCCGTGCGCGCGAGGTTGTCGCCGACCTTCCGCGCCCCCGCACCGACGAGCCCACCAGCTGGGAGGCGGCACCCCGCGTGCCCGGGGCGAAGGACCGCGTCGACCGGCCGCGCACCAAGGCCTCGGGCACTACGATTCTGACGATTGATCGTTCGACCGTCGATATTTCCGATGTCGCGGGAGTCGTCGACCCCGGGCAGGCCGAGGCCATCGCCTGGTGCGTGCGCGGCGTGCTTGAGGAGATGGCGGGCAAGCAGTCGATGCCCGAGCTCATGGCCAAGCTCGGCCGTCGCCTCGCCTCCGAGGGCCTGGACGCGGTCTGCAAGTTTGGCGCACGGTCTTACCCTGCGTTCTTGGCGCGTCCTCGCCTCATCGACGTGGGTGCGGCGGTCAACCGGTACCGTGGCCTGTCCCTGCGCGAGCCGCGCGGCGAGGTCTCCGAGCCCTAA
- the nrdE gene encoding class 1b ribonucleoside-diphosphate reductase subunit alpha: MAENYTDTGVEEALSPELDYHALNAQLNLYDANGHIQFDADRAAARQYFLQHVNQNTVFFHDLEEKLKYLVDEGYYEKHVLDQYDFSDIKELYKQAYAHKFRFPTFLGAFKYYTSYTLKTFDGKRYLERFEDRVAMVSLYLARGDIELARSFVDEIMTGRFQPATPTFLNAGKAARGELVSCFLLRIEDNMESIARGINSALQLSKRGGGVALQLTNLRESGAPIKKIQNQSSGVVPVMKLLEDSFSYANQLGARQGAGAVYLHAHHPDIMQFLDTKRENADEKIRIKTLSLGVVIPDITFELARKNEDMYLFSPYDVERVYGVPFSEISVTEKYHEMVDDGRIHKRKINARRFFQTIAEIQFESGYPYIVFEDTVNKANPIKGRITMSNLCSEILQVSEASTYKDDLSYDHVGKDISCNLGSLNIAKTMDSPDFSKSIEMAIRGLTAVSDLSDICSVPSIARGNAMSHAIGLGQMNLHGYLAREHVHYGSEEALDFTNMYFMTVLFEAIKASCTIARERGESFEGFEESKYASGEFFRKYIDEEWAPTTDKCRELLAASSIKVPTQADWEALAADVAKYGMYNQNLQAVPPTGSISYINNSTSSIHPIVSRVEIRKEGKIGRVYYPAPYMSNENLQYYQDAYEIGPEKIIDTYAVATQHVDQGLSLTLFYPDTVTTRDLNKSYIYAWKKGIKTLYYMRLRQMALEGTEVEGCVSCML; the protein is encoded by the coding sequence ACCTGGAAGAAAAGCTGAAGTACCTGGTGGACGAGGGATACTACGAGAAGCATGTCCTGGACCAGTACGACTTCTCGGACATCAAAGAACTGTATAAGCAGGCCTACGCTCACAAGTTCCGCTTCCCGACGTTCCTGGGTGCGTTCAAGTACTACACCTCGTACACGCTCAAGACCTTCGACGGTAAGCGCTACCTGGAGCGCTTCGAGGATCGCGTCGCCATGGTGTCCTTGTACCTGGCGCGCGGCGACATCGAGCTGGCCCGCAGCTTCGTCGACGAGATCATGACGGGTCGCTTCCAGCCGGCCACCCCGACCTTCCTCAATGCCGGTAAGGCGGCGCGCGGCGAGCTGGTCTCCTGCTTCCTGCTGCGCATCGAGGACAACATGGAGTCGATCGCTCGAGGCATCAACTCCGCGCTGCAGCTGTCCAAGCGCGGCGGCGGCGTCGCTCTGCAGCTCACCAATCTGCGCGAGTCGGGTGCTCCGATCAAGAAGATCCAGAACCAGTCCAGCGGCGTCGTGCCCGTCATGAAGCTGCTTGAGGACTCCTTCTCCTACGCGAATCAGCTGGGTGCGCGTCAGGGCGCGGGCGCTGTCTACCTGCACGCGCACCACCCGGACATCATGCAGTTCCTGGACACCAAGCGTGAGAACGCGGACGAGAAGATCCGGATCAAGACGCTGTCCCTGGGCGTCGTCATCCCCGACATTACGTTCGAGCTGGCCCGCAAGAACGAAGACATGTACCTGTTCAGCCCCTACGATGTGGAGCGCGTGTACGGCGTGCCCTTCTCCGAGATCTCGGTGACGGAGAAGTACCACGAGATGGTGGACGACGGGCGCATCCACAAGCGCAAGATCAACGCTCGTCGCTTCTTCCAGACGATCGCGGAGATCCAGTTCGAGTCGGGCTACCCCTACATCGTCTTCGAGGATACGGTGAATAAGGCGAACCCGATCAAGGGCCGCATTACCATGTCGAACCTGTGCTCGGAGATCCTGCAGGTGTCCGAGGCCTCGACCTACAAGGACGACCTGTCCTACGACCACGTCGGCAAGGACATCTCCTGCAACCTGGGCTCGCTCAACATCGCGAAGACCATGGATTCCCCGGACTTCTCTAAGTCGATCGAGATGGCGATCCGTGGCCTTACGGCCGTCTCGGACCTGTCGGATATCTGCTCGGTGCCGTCGATTGCCCGCGGCAACGCGATGAGTCACGCGATCGGCCTGGGTCAGATGAACCTGCACGGTTACCTGGCGCGCGAGCACGTGCACTACGGGTCCGAGGAGGCTCTGGACTTCACGAACATGTACTTCATGACGGTCCTGTTCGAGGCGATCAAGGCCTCGTGCACGATCGCGCGCGAGCGGGGTGAGTCCTTCGAGGGCTTCGAGGAGTCGAAGTACGCGTCGGGGGAGTTCTTCCGCAAGTACATTGACGAGGAGTGGGCACCTACGACGGACAAGTGCCGTGAGCTGCTCGCCGCCTCGTCGATCAAGGTTCCGACCCAGGCGGACTGGGAGGCCCTGGCGGCCGACGTCGCCAAGTACGGCATGTACAACCAGAACCTGCAGGCCGTGCCTCCGACGGGTTCGATCTCCTACATCAACAACTCGACGTCGTCGATCCACCCGATCGTCTCCCGCGTGGAGATCCGCAAGGAAGGCAAGATCGGCCGCGTCTACTACCCGGCGCCCTACATGTCGAACGAGAACCTTCAGTACTACCAGGATGCGTACGAGATCGGCCCGGAGAAGATCATCGACACCTACGCGGTGGCCACGCAGCACGTGGATCAGGGCCTGTCGCTCACGTTGTTCTACCCGGATACGGTGACGACGCGTGACCTGAACAAGTCCTACATTTACGCGTGGAAGAAGGGCATTAAGACCCTGTACTACATGCGTCTGCGCCAGATGGCCCTGGAGGGCACGGAGGTCGAGGGCTGCGTGTCCTGCATGCTGTGA